Part of the Sphingobacterium sp. LZ7M1 genome, CTGTGTATTCCCAAAGGACCAATACCGGTTGATGGTAAAATTAACAATGGCACCCAAGCTTCCCGAGATCACGTTGGAAAAGGGGGCAGTAAATTTCAGTACCGTATAACAAAACGTGTATATCCCAAAATCAGAAAGTCCGCCAATAAAAGCGGACAGCTGTGCTCTGAGAAATACCCTTAGTTTGTCGGACATGTCTTATTCTTTAATCTCTGTTTCCTTTAGCTTGTTTGCTTTTTCTTCCAGATCCTTTGCATCCCCAAGATCCAGTAATTTCTTGGTGTCGGTAATATTAATGAAGAACAGAATAATACAGATCAGCAATACCGAATAGTTAATGGAACCAGGAACGATAACTTCCAAGACCATGACCAAACTGATGATGACACGGATTTCGGTCGGGCCTAATAATCCGGCATCGATCGTATACTTGTCGGTGATCCTATACCTCAATTGGGAGATGATCATCGCCCATCCATATAATGCCACCAAGGTAAAGCCAAGGTATTTAAAATCACCGGTTGCATAAAAAACATAACCCAGTCCGATCATCACGGTTGAGATCCAGTCCATGACGATGTCAAGCGCAAAACCATACCATTTACGGGATTTATTCCTATAGAAAGCGATCCTTCCGTCCAAAGAGTCCCCGAACCATTGCACGAAGAAACCTACGATACCCAAGAAAAGGAAATTAATGTTCACATATTCTGCAAGCAAGAAACTTCCCAGGATCATAAAAGAACCGAAAAGACCGATGGCAGTCAGGCCATCAGAAGATATCCATGCGGGGATCTTAGGAACGAGATAGGATATTAACTTCTGTTCCGGATTACTTAAAATATTAGTACGCTTTCTGTCTTGAAAAAGCTTTTTATTAATTTTTTGTCCACTCATTTCAACTGAAAATTTAGAGCCACTTATTTTCTTTATACCAAAATAAACTCTCCTTCAATCCTTCATCCAATTTATATTGGGGATCAAAGTTTAAGTTCTGCATTGCATGTGTTATATCACATCCCCAGTTTTCTGCGGTTAGCTCTCTTAGTCTTTCGGGGTAGATGACGGGAGTTTTGGATGAGTTGCGATATAGTCTTTGTGAGAGTTCGGCAACGCTTTTCACCAGACTTAATGGAACATGCATTCTGAATAGTCGTTTGTTCAGGACTTCCTTGAAAATCTCAGCCATGGCATATCGGGAATAGACCTCGCCATCACTGATATTATATATCTGGAGTCCATCTTGTTTTACCATGCAACCTTTCAACAGTACGTCAACAAGGTCCTTGACATAGATAAAACTCAATTTCTGTGGATTTTTCCCGATATAGGGGTCCAATCCTTTGTTCATTGTATCGAAAAGGATAAAAATATCCTTTTCGCGGGGTCCATATACGGCCGTTGGGCGGAATATGGAAATTGGGGCATCGGGATATTTATCCTGAATCATCAATTCAGAAGCTTCCTTGCTCCTGCCATACACCGTCAATGGGCGATATGGCGTTGATTCGGTGATCAATTGGTCACTGCTGTAGGGAATCGGACCGATGGCTGCCAAGCTACTTACGTAACTGATCCTTTCCAAAGGCATGATATCCGCAGTTGCCGCCGACAGAATAGCATCTGTATAGCCAACATTGACTTCCCGCATTATATTTTCATCTTTAGCCTTAGTCATTGCAGCGGCATGGATGATATAATGGTACTGTTCTTTTTCGAAAAGTGCTTTTAATTCTTCCTGATTTCCCAGGTTGGGATAGACAAACTGATCGACATAGGGCTGTATATCTTGGATTTTGCTGGATTTACGAACCGCAGCGTGCACCTCAAGACCTAGGTTTTGGGCAGCCTCAACAAGGTGAGAGCCAACAAAACCACTCGCACCAGTTATGAAAATCTTTTTTTTCATATCGCTTTTTCGAAAAGGCGATAGCGCTTGTAAAATTCAGCGTTGATCTGTTCAATAGCGTGATTCATGAGGTAGTTGTGGTCCAACATCCAGGAACATTCCGCTTCGACGATTCCCGATGGGATTGCATTCTTGATGATCCGTCCGTAAAGACAGGCTTCAATACCTAATTTCCTGTAATTGTCCAGCACCCCTAACATTAAAACCCTTACAGATTTTACTTTTTTCAAGCCAAACAATAGCTTAAAGATACCGGTTGGGAACAACCTGCCGCGTTTGATCTTGATCTGGATTTCGTTGACATTTGGAATCCCTAGCGCAAATCCAATGATATCATCCCCTTTTTCTGCCACAATGCAATACTTAGGGTCAACGATCATTTTCAAATCTTTTGCGGTATGCATAAACTCCTCATCTGTCATGGGAACAAACCCTAGGTTTTTATCCCAGGCTTTATTATAGACTTTCTTGATCTTATCGGCTTCCCTTGCGAAATCTTTCATGTTGATTTCCCTCAGAATGATTCCAGAACGTTTCAGTCTAGTTTCCAATTTATCCAAAAGGAGAACAGAGCGTTTATTTGAGTTTTCCTTATTTACCAGGTAAGCCCTCAGGTCCACTTTCTTAACGAAGCCGGCAGCTAAGATCAAGTCTTGGTAATAAGGGGGATTATAAGGCATCATGGCCATTGGAGGCCTATCGAAACCTTCAACCAAAAGACCCACGCTGTCATTGGTAGACAGGTTGATGGGCCCCACCATATTGTTTGCACCCTTTCCTTTCACCCAGGCTTCAGCAGCTTGGAACAATTTATCGGCAACCTCCTGATCATTTACACAATCAAAGAAACCGAATTGCCCTTCATTTACATTATTAAACTGATTATGGTTTGTATTGTAAATTGCTGCAATCCGCCCGACAATCTTTTCATCTTGATAAGCCAAGAACAATTGCACGGATGAATGCTTATAGAACGGGTGTTTAGCGGGATTCAACATATCATCCTGTGCAACAAAAAGCTCTGGAACATAATTTGGATCTCCTTCATAAAGGTCATGAGGAAAATCGATAAATTTTGCTCTTTGTTTTTTGCTTTCAACAGGAACTATAGTAATCACTTTTATCTGATTTTATTCACTAATAAAACTTTCAACTTCCAATGCTTTGAACACTTTGGTCATTTTCTCGACAGCTTCATCGATTTGATCGAAGGTATGTGTAGCCATCAGGGAGAAACGGATCAGGGATTCTTCAGCCGGAACTGCAGGAGCAACGACAGGGTTTACAAAAACTCCGTCATCCTGAAGCATTTTAGTAACGATATATGTTTTTTCGTTGTTTCTAACGAAAACAGGTAAGAT contains:
- a CDS encoding GtrA family protein — protein: MSDKLRVFLRAQLSAFIGGLSDFGIYTFCYTVLKFTAPFSNVISGSLGAIVNFTINRYWSFGNTQKSIGSQLWKFIIVVVGSITLKSLGIHLLVDIWHLHFLLSKLIVEIIVSLGFNYTLQRFWVFKQ
- a CDS encoding CDP-alcohol phosphatidyltransferase family protein; the encoded protein is MSGQKINKKLFQDRKRTNILSNPEQKLISYLVPKIPAWISSDGLTAIGLFGSFMILGSFLLAEYVNINFLFLGIVGFFVQWFGDSLDGRIAFYRNKSRKWYGFALDIVMDWISTVMIGLGYVFYATGDFKYLGFTLVALYGWAMIISQLRYRITDKYTIDAGLLGPTEIRVIISLVMVLEVIVPGSINYSVLLICIILFFINITDTKKLLDLGDAKDLEEKANKLKETEIKE
- a CDS encoding NAD(P)-dependent oxidoreductase; this translates as MKKKIFITGASGFVGSHLVEAAQNLGLEVHAAVRKSSKIQDIQPYVDQFVYPNLGNQEELKALFEKEQYHYIIHAAAMTKAKDENIMREVNVGYTDAILSAATADIMPLERISYVSSLAAIGPIPYSSDQLITESTPYRPLTVYGRSKEASELMIQDKYPDAPISIFRPTAVYGPREKDIFILFDTMNKGLDPYIGKNPQKLSFIYVKDLVDVLLKGCMVKQDGLQIYNISDGEVYSRYAMAEIFKEVLNKRLFRMHVPLSLVKSVAELSQRLYRNSSKTPVIYPERLRELTAENWGCDITHAMQNLNFDPQYKLDEGLKESLFWYKENKWL